In the Pseudorasbora parva isolate DD20220531a chromosome 23, ASM2467924v1, whole genome shotgun sequence genome, one interval contains:
- the sytl2a gene encoding uncharacterized protein sytl2a isoform X3 — MIDLSYLTEEEQEMILTVLKRDAELKKSEEQRIKKLRKTERDRGRLKYLTGEWFYETKYHRHRDRIHGSDIIRASMRHRKPVTILELSQRWSEKPSCVYGEKKDVYIPPELSGLIEDPSTQSQNERVDDEAQQERQRPQIKPRQNPFNSVRSQRDGARLNNGVKEADQTPAEEPFLPAESYTLHHTTLNTDSTDTPVPTKCKPVPKKRLLLYSCNNSSLDTGSSDNGVRQVVTPAPRGILKHNGSSCSSTDSLQLHIPTNDGSSSQSSATVSPISPETPISPPLSPCSVLSASGWLDRKQVRFSSVAGPIETVQGEHSVLEEDWSPVLDQDRSDITENGHHERYGEPQSSQVSNIHHSTKATGKAIELSAEGQTDKVTVEEGRSNSKLLEWFGRGSRDGKPKESPVKKEMNEEDPKERPEAKSEDSVPLDDQPKTKPTPKPRRGLFALFSRAEKKDKISEVQASDKEVISQDKTESLEREPSEADDSILQQISVPKETRMAEILQDKNKPDRLVCEDTPPREKFEQGEVSPGNMANLKSFWEKENRGPKILSIKKEPEVEENETSRINENYHNALDRRVSDSSITSSKPKPSDPNKDDVESTAGEISSVSPRRTSNDVDISAILSHEDGNPSSLDSNKISESSSSELQTLTVKTNVKLSPSSLLQYDNSLGSELQQESISRDISDLKKEISTFKMPLHQQEDKVSINDLKSFWEKEKSGLRVIVGTPTCTANVKDPPTESSPKCSSVELSEPQFDIRPNSQSSPDRMSFKEVGLIAQKETEEKQSPIRVPLQDVQDIKGRISYVTMNISNSKQSDSNKHSKPSAPSSPLRSLPPKGQHDKPQSSDIYQPKDQDQTRTPSPLRQSKVPRRDSYPNKESKNDGSPLRTFAIDINPGDRSPCDIRVKSGQARLCTPSEHQGKTSEGRSDDRPIILKERKLSVDSLTRFYIPLSLHHYLGVPEPAVLYEKEQVKVQACETFEQVNQGRVSNESSPSRHSLPESEEITFDSSGSSTPEAWSISHTSSYWDSEDDGPVKAALERANARPISISKSLEDLASTPLQERWKTDPRSDVGMSMENVSAVTPNTKTSFSDPEQMDCGNSDCASVSSFHYDRLRTCNTPSNFSTCSEVASMSSVTGSVMSIYSSEFGNVEVKGTIQFAIHYVQKLGEFHIFVVQCKDLAIADVKRNRSDPYVKCYLLPDKAKYGKKKTCVRKKTLDPTYNEILRFKVPMEMLKTQKLNISVWHNDTFGRNSFLGEVEVDLAEWDFNNTQMNEYLLKGRVQVPTSPKHSVGGEEMSAEIKVALRFLPQTSHSHKNKGNGEVQIWVKECKNLPISRGVSIDPFVKCAVLPDASRKNRQKTRVLKRSSNPVFNHTMVYDGFRQEDLKEACVELTVWDHDRLNNHFIGGIRLGPGTGKSYGTEVNWMDSNAAEAALWERMMQSENEWVEDTLPLRMMVMARMSR; from the exons ATGATTGACCTGAGTTACCTGACAGAGGAAGAGCAAGAGATGATCCTGACAGTGCTGAAGAGGGACGCAGAGCTGAAGAAGTCGGAAGAACAAAGGATTAA GAAGCTTCGTAAGACCGAGAGAGACAGAGGCAGACTGAAGTACTTGACTGGGGAGTGGTTTTACGAGACAAAGTACCACAGACACAGAGATAGGATCCATGGCTCCGACATCATCAGAGCGTCCATGAGACACAGAAAACCCGTGACAATAT TGGAGCTCTCTCAGAGATGGTCTGAGAAACCCAGTTGTGTTTATGGTGAGAAGAAAGATGTGTACATCCCTCCAGAGCTTTCAGGACTCATTGAGGATCCGTCCACACAGTCACAGAATGAGAG GGTGGATGATGAAGCCCAGCAGGAAAGACAGAGACCTCAAATCAAG CCTCGGCAGAATCCATTCAACAGTGTGCGATCGCAGAGAGATGGAGCCAGACTTAACAATGGAGTGAAGGAGGCCGATCAGACACCTGCTGAGG AGCCTTTCCTTCCAGCTGagagctacacactccatcacaCTACTCTAAACACAGACAGCACTGACACCCCTGTACCCACTAAATGCAAACCTGTGCCAAAAAAGAGACTGCTGCTGTATTCCTGCAATAACTCTTCTTTGGACACCGGCAGCAGTGACAATGGAGTAAGACAGGTCGTGACCCCTGCTCCCAGAGGCATCCTGAAGCACAACGGGTCCAGTTGTAGCTCTACTGACTCCCTGCAACTTCACATTCCCACCAATGATGGCAGCAGCAGTCAGTCTTCTGCTACGGTCAGCCCCATCAGCCCTGAAACTCCCATCAGCCCTCCTCTTTCCCCCTGCTCAGTGCTCTCTGCTTCAGGGTGGTTAGATAGGAAACAGGTCCGCTTCTCCTCCGTCGCCGGTCCTATAGAGACAGTGCAAGGAGAGCACAGTGTGCTGGAAGAAGATTGGAGTCCTGTGTTGGACCAGGATAGAAGTGATATCACAGAAAACG GTCATCATGAGCGTTATGGTGAGCCTCAGTCTTCACAGGTGTCCAACATCCACCACTCTACTAAAGCAACAGGTAAGGCCATTGAGTTGAGCGCAGAGGGCCAGACCGATAAGGTTACAGTGGAAGAGGGTCGCTCAAATTCAAAGCTACTTGAATGGTTTGGGAGAGGCTCTCGAGATGGAAAGCCGAAAGAGTCGCCAGTCAAGAAAGAGATGAATGAAGAGGATCCAAAAGAAAGACCAGAAGCCAAGTCAGAAGATTCAGTGCCTCTAGATGACCAGCCAAAGACCAAGCCAACACCAAAGCCCCGTAGGGGGCTTTTTGCATTGTTTTCGAGGGCAGAGAAAAAAGACAAGATTTCAGAAGTCCAAGCATCTGACAAAGAAGTGATAAGTCAAGATAAAACAGAAAGTTTAGAACGTGAACCATCTGAGGCAGATGATAGTATACTTCAGCAAATCTCTGTTCCTAAAGAGACCAGGATGGCTGAAATATTACAAGATAAAAACAAACCAGACAGACTTGTATGTGAAGATACTCCTCCAAGAGAAAAGTTTGAACAAGGTGAGGTATCACCGGGAAACATGGCTAACCTGAAGTCATTCTGGGAAAAGGAGAATAGAGGGCCAAAAATACTAAGCATTAAAAAAGAACCTGAGGTAGAAGAAAATGAGACATCTCGAATTAATGAGAATTATCACAACGCTTTAGACAGAAGGGTGTCAGATTCAAGCATCACCTCATCAAAACCCAAACCTAGTGATCCAAACAAAGATGATGTAGAATCTACAGCAGGTGAGATTTCTTCGGTCTCACCTAGAAGAACATCCAATGATGTTGATATATCAGCCATATTGTCACATGAAGATGGGAACCCTTCTAGTTTGGACAGCAATAAGATCTCCGAAAGCTCAAGTAGTGAACTACAAACTCTCACAGTAAAAACAAATGTCAAACTATCACCCAGTTCCCTGCTACAATATGATAATTCTCTGGGCAGTGAGCTACAGCAAGAGTCAATCAGCAGGGATATATCAGACCTGAAGAAGGAAATCTCCACCTTCAAAATGCCTCTCCATCAACAGGAAGATAAAGTCTCGATCAATGATCTCAAGTCATTTTGGGAGAAGGAAAAAAGTGGCCTTAGAGTAATTGTAGGCACACCAACATGTACAGCCAACGTTAAAGACCCTCCCACAGAGTCATCTCCAAAATGTTCTTCAGTAGAACTTTCTGAACCTCAGTTTGACATCAGGCCAAACAGCCAAAGTTCCCCAGACAGAATGAGCTTCAAAGAGGTTGGTTTGATTGCACAAAAAGAGACTGAAGAAAAACAAAGTCCAATTAGAGTGCCATTACAAGACGTTCAAGATATCAAAGGTAGGATTTCATACGTCACCATGAATATTTCTAATTCTAAACAGTCCGATTCAAACAAACACTCAAAGCCAAGTGCACCATCATCTCCCCTCAGAAGTCTCCCTCCAAAAGGTCAACATGATAAGCCACAGTCCTCTGACATTTACCAACCAAAAGACCAAGATCAAACCAGAACGCCCAGCCCGTTACGTCAGTCTAAAGTTCCTCGTAGAGATTCATATCCAAACAAAGAGTCCAAAAATGATGGTTCTCCCTTAAGAACCTTTGCAATAGATATCAATCCCGGCGATAGGAGTCCATGCGATATTAGGGTTAAATCAGGGCAAGCTAGGTTGTGCACGCCTTCTGAACACCAAGGGAAGACTTCAGAAGGACGCAGTGATGATAGACCCATCATTCTTAAAGAACGAAAGCTGTCAGTGGACTCTCTGACCCGGTTTTATATCCCCCTGAGTTTACACCATTACCTGGGCGTGCCCGAGCCGGCGGTCTTATATGAAAAAGAACAGGTTAAGGTGCAGGCATGTGAGACTTTTGAACAGGTGAACCAAGGCAGAGTGAGCAATGAGAGCTCCCCTTCTCGACACTCGCTGCCTGAATCAGAGGAGATCACCTTTGACTCCTCAGGGAGCTCCACACCTGAAGCCTGGTCAATCTCACACACCAGTTCATACT GGGATAGTGAGGATGACGGCCCCGTCAAAGCTGCTCTGGAACGAGCCAATGCCAGACCCATCTCTATTTCCAAAAGTCTAGAGGACCTGGCATCCACACCTTTAC AAGAGAGATGGAAGACTGACCCAAGGAGTGATGTTGGGATGAGTATGGAAAAtg TGTCTGCAGTAACTCCAAACACCAAAACGTCCTTCTCCGACCCAGAACAG ATGGATTGCGGAAACAGTGACTGTGCATCAGTGAGCAGTTTCCACTATGACAGACTGAGAACATGCAACACTCCTTCTAATTTTAGCACTTGCTCTGAAGTGGCCTCCATGTCCTCT GTCACTGGCAGTGTAATGAGCATCTACAGTAGTGAGTTTGGTAATGTGGAGGTCAAAGGCACAATCCAGTTCGCCATTCACTATGTTCAAAAACTGGGAGAGTTCCACATCTTTGTTGTGCAGTGCAAGGACCTCGCCATAGCGGATGTTAAGAGGAACCGATCTGATCC GTATGTTAAATGTTACTTGTTACCTGACAAAGCAAAAtatggaaagaaaaaaacatgcgTGAGGAAGAAGACTCTGGATCCAACTTATAATGAAATCCTACGG TTTAAGGTTCCAATGGAGATGCTGAAAACCCAGAAGCTGAACATCTCTGTGTGGcataatgacacgtttggccgtAACAGCTTTCTTGGAGAGGTCGAGGTTGATCTGGCCGAATGGGATTTCAATAACACGCAAATGAATGAATATCTACTCAAAGGAAGG GTTCAGGTTCCCACCAGCCCAAAACATTCTGTCGGTGGTGAGGAAATGAGTGCAGAGATTAAAGTAGCTCTGCGTTTTCTCCCGCAGACTTCTCACA GTCACAAGAACAAGGGGAATGGTGAGGTGCAAATATGGGTGAAAGAATGCAAGAATCTGCCCATTTCCAGGGGTGTTTCCATTGACCCATTTGTCAAATG
- the sytl2a gene encoding uncharacterized protein sytl2a isoform X4 encodes MIDLSYLTEEEQEMILTVLKRDAELKKSEEQRIKKLRKTERDRGRLKYLTGEWFYETKYHRHRDRIHGSDIIRASMRHRKPVTILELSQRWSEKPSCVYGEKKDVYIPPELSGLIEDPSTQSQNERVDDEAQQERQRPQIKPRQNPFNSVRSQRDGARLNNGVKEADQTPAEEPFLPAESYTLHHTTLNTDSTDTPVPTKCKPVPKKRLLLYSCNNSSLDTGSSDNGVRQVVTPAPRGILKHNGSSCSSTDSLQLHIPTNDGSSSQSSATVSPISPETPISPPLSPCSVLSASGWLDRKQVRFSSVAGPIETVQGEHSVLEEDWSPVLDQDRSDITENGHHERYGEPQSSQVSNIHHSTKATGKAIELSAEGQTDKVTVEEGRSNSKLLEWFGRGSRDGKPKESPVKKEMNEEDPKERPEAKSEDSVPLDDQPKTKPTPKPRRGLFALFSRAEKKDKISEVQASDKEVISQDKTESLEREPSEADDSILQQISVPKETRMAEILQDKNKPDRLVCEDTPPREKFEQGEVSPGNMANLKSFWEKENRGPKILSIKKEPEVEENETSRINENYHNALDRRVSDSSITSSKPKPSDPNKDDVESTAGEISSVSPRRTSNDVDISAILSHEDGNPSSLDSNKISESSSSELQTLTVKTNVKLSPSSLLQYDNSLGSELQQESISRDISDLKKEISTFKMPLHQQEDKVSINDLKSFWEKEKSGLRVIVGTPTCTANVKDPPTESSPKCSSVELSEPQFDIRPNSQSSPDRMSFKEVGLIAQKETEEKQSPIRVPLQDVQDIKGRISYVTMNISNSKQSDSNKHSKPSAPSSPLRSLPPKGQHDKPQSSDIYQPKDQDQTRTPSPLRQSKVPRRDSYPNKESKNDGSPLRTFAIDINPGDRSPCDIRVKSGQARLCTPSEHQGKTSEGRSDDRPIILKERKLSVDSLTRFYIPLSLHHYLGVPEPAVLYEKEQVKVQACETFEQVNQGRVSNESSPSRHSLPESEEITFDSSGSSTPEAWSISHTSSYWDSEDDGPVKAALERANARPISISKSLEDLASTPLQRWKTDPRSDVGMSMENVSAVTPNTKTSFSDPEQMDCGNSDCASVSSFHYDRLRTCNTPSNFSTCSEVASMSSVTGSVMSIYSSEFGNVEVKGTIQFAIHYVQKLGEFHIFVVQCKDLAIADVKRNRSDPYVKCYLLPDKAKYGKKKTCVRKKTLDPTYNEILRFKVPMEMLKTQKLNISVWHNDTFGRNSFLGEVEVDLAEWDFNNTQMNEYLLKGRVQVPTSPKHSVGGEEMSAEIKVALRFLPQTSHSHKNKGNGEVQIWVKECKNLPISRGVSIDPFVKCAVLPDASRKNRQKTRVLKRSSNPVFNHTMVYDGFRQEDLKEACVELTVWDHDRLNNHFIGGIRLGPGTGKSYGTEVNWMDSNAAEAALWERMMQSENEWVEDTLPLRMMVMARMSR; translated from the exons ATGATTGACCTGAGTTACCTGACAGAGGAAGAGCAAGAGATGATCCTGACAGTGCTGAAGAGGGACGCAGAGCTGAAGAAGTCGGAAGAACAAAGGATTAA GAAGCTTCGTAAGACCGAGAGAGACAGAGGCAGACTGAAGTACTTGACTGGGGAGTGGTTTTACGAGACAAAGTACCACAGACACAGAGATAGGATCCATGGCTCCGACATCATCAGAGCGTCCATGAGACACAGAAAACCCGTGACAATAT TGGAGCTCTCTCAGAGATGGTCTGAGAAACCCAGTTGTGTTTATGGTGAGAAGAAAGATGTGTACATCCCTCCAGAGCTTTCAGGACTCATTGAGGATCCGTCCACACAGTCACAGAATGAGAG GGTGGATGATGAAGCCCAGCAGGAAAGACAGAGACCTCAAATCAAG CCTCGGCAGAATCCATTCAACAGTGTGCGATCGCAGAGAGATGGAGCCAGACTTAACAATGGAGTGAAGGAGGCCGATCAGACACCTGCTGAGG AGCCTTTCCTTCCAGCTGagagctacacactccatcacaCTACTCTAAACACAGACAGCACTGACACCCCTGTACCCACTAAATGCAAACCTGTGCCAAAAAAGAGACTGCTGCTGTATTCCTGCAATAACTCTTCTTTGGACACCGGCAGCAGTGACAATGGAGTAAGACAGGTCGTGACCCCTGCTCCCAGAGGCATCCTGAAGCACAACGGGTCCAGTTGTAGCTCTACTGACTCCCTGCAACTTCACATTCCCACCAATGATGGCAGCAGCAGTCAGTCTTCTGCTACGGTCAGCCCCATCAGCCCTGAAACTCCCATCAGCCCTCCTCTTTCCCCCTGCTCAGTGCTCTCTGCTTCAGGGTGGTTAGATAGGAAACAGGTCCGCTTCTCCTCCGTCGCCGGTCCTATAGAGACAGTGCAAGGAGAGCACAGTGTGCTGGAAGAAGATTGGAGTCCTGTGTTGGACCAGGATAGAAGTGATATCACAGAAAACG GTCATCATGAGCGTTATGGTGAGCCTCAGTCTTCACAGGTGTCCAACATCCACCACTCTACTAAAGCAACAGGTAAGGCCATTGAGTTGAGCGCAGAGGGCCAGACCGATAAGGTTACAGTGGAAGAGGGTCGCTCAAATTCAAAGCTACTTGAATGGTTTGGGAGAGGCTCTCGAGATGGAAAGCCGAAAGAGTCGCCAGTCAAGAAAGAGATGAATGAAGAGGATCCAAAAGAAAGACCAGAAGCCAAGTCAGAAGATTCAGTGCCTCTAGATGACCAGCCAAAGACCAAGCCAACACCAAAGCCCCGTAGGGGGCTTTTTGCATTGTTTTCGAGGGCAGAGAAAAAAGACAAGATTTCAGAAGTCCAAGCATCTGACAAAGAAGTGATAAGTCAAGATAAAACAGAAAGTTTAGAACGTGAACCATCTGAGGCAGATGATAGTATACTTCAGCAAATCTCTGTTCCTAAAGAGACCAGGATGGCTGAAATATTACAAGATAAAAACAAACCAGACAGACTTGTATGTGAAGATACTCCTCCAAGAGAAAAGTTTGAACAAGGTGAGGTATCACCGGGAAACATGGCTAACCTGAAGTCATTCTGGGAAAAGGAGAATAGAGGGCCAAAAATACTAAGCATTAAAAAAGAACCTGAGGTAGAAGAAAATGAGACATCTCGAATTAATGAGAATTATCACAACGCTTTAGACAGAAGGGTGTCAGATTCAAGCATCACCTCATCAAAACCCAAACCTAGTGATCCAAACAAAGATGATGTAGAATCTACAGCAGGTGAGATTTCTTCGGTCTCACCTAGAAGAACATCCAATGATGTTGATATATCAGCCATATTGTCACATGAAGATGGGAACCCTTCTAGTTTGGACAGCAATAAGATCTCCGAAAGCTCAAGTAGTGAACTACAAACTCTCACAGTAAAAACAAATGTCAAACTATCACCCAGTTCCCTGCTACAATATGATAATTCTCTGGGCAGTGAGCTACAGCAAGAGTCAATCAGCAGGGATATATCAGACCTGAAGAAGGAAATCTCCACCTTCAAAATGCCTCTCCATCAACAGGAAGATAAAGTCTCGATCAATGATCTCAAGTCATTTTGGGAGAAGGAAAAAAGTGGCCTTAGAGTAATTGTAGGCACACCAACATGTACAGCCAACGTTAAAGACCCTCCCACAGAGTCATCTCCAAAATGTTCTTCAGTAGAACTTTCTGAACCTCAGTTTGACATCAGGCCAAACAGCCAAAGTTCCCCAGACAGAATGAGCTTCAAAGAGGTTGGTTTGATTGCACAAAAAGAGACTGAAGAAAAACAAAGTCCAATTAGAGTGCCATTACAAGACGTTCAAGATATCAAAGGTAGGATTTCATACGTCACCATGAATATTTCTAATTCTAAACAGTCCGATTCAAACAAACACTCAAAGCCAAGTGCACCATCATCTCCCCTCAGAAGTCTCCCTCCAAAAGGTCAACATGATAAGCCACAGTCCTCTGACATTTACCAACCAAAAGACCAAGATCAAACCAGAACGCCCAGCCCGTTACGTCAGTCTAAAGTTCCTCGTAGAGATTCATATCCAAACAAAGAGTCCAAAAATGATGGTTCTCCCTTAAGAACCTTTGCAATAGATATCAATCCCGGCGATAGGAGTCCATGCGATATTAGGGTTAAATCAGGGCAAGCTAGGTTGTGCACGCCTTCTGAACACCAAGGGAAGACTTCAGAAGGACGCAGTGATGATAGACCCATCATTCTTAAAGAACGAAAGCTGTCAGTGGACTCTCTGACCCGGTTTTATATCCCCCTGAGTTTACACCATTACCTGGGCGTGCCCGAGCCGGCGGTCTTATATGAAAAAGAACAGGTTAAGGTGCAGGCATGTGAGACTTTTGAACAGGTGAACCAAGGCAGAGTGAGCAATGAGAGCTCCCCTTCTCGACACTCGCTGCCTGAATCAGAGGAGATCACCTTTGACTCCTCAGGGAGCTCCACACCTGAAGCCTGGTCAATCTCACACACCAGTTCATACT GGGATAGTGAGGATGACGGCCCCGTCAAAGCTGCTCTGGAACGAGCCAATGCCAGACCCATCTCTATTTCCAAAAGTCTAGAGGACCTGGCATCCACACCTTTAC AGAGATGGAAGACTGACCCAAGGAGTGATGTTGGGATGAGTATGGAAAAtg TGTCTGCAGTAACTCCAAACACCAAAACGTCCTTCTCCGACCCAGAACAG ATGGATTGCGGAAACAGTGACTGTGCATCAGTGAGCAGTTTCCACTATGACAGACTGAGAACATGCAACACTCCTTCTAATTTTAGCACTTGCTCTGAAGTGGCCTCCATGTCCTCT GTCACTGGCAGTGTAATGAGCATCTACAGTAGTGAGTTTGGTAATGTGGAGGTCAAAGGCACAATCCAGTTCGCCATTCACTATGTTCAAAAACTGGGAGAGTTCCACATCTTTGTTGTGCAGTGCAAGGACCTCGCCATAGCGGATGTTAAGAGGAACCGATCTGATCC GTATGTTAAATGTTACTTGTTACCTGACAAAGCAAAAtatggaaagaaaaaaacatgcgTGAGGAAGAAGACTCTGGATCCAACTTATAATGAAATCCTACGG TTTAAGGTTCCAATGGAGATGCTGAAAACCCAGAAGCTGAACATCTCTGTGTGGcataatgacacgtttggccgtAACAGCTTTCTTGGAGAGGTCGAGGTTGATCTGGCCGAATGGGATTTCAATAACACGCAAATGAATGAATATCTACTCAAAGGAAGG GTTCAGGTTCCCACCAGCCCAAAACATTCTGTCGGTGGTGAGGAAATGAGTGCAGAGATTAAAGTAGCTCTGCGTTTTCTCCCGCAGACTTCTCACA GTCACAAGAACAAGGGGAATGGTGAGGTGCAAATATGGGTGAAAGAATGCAAGAATCTGCCCATTTCCAGGGGTGTTTCCATTGACCCATTTGTCAAATG